In one Bufo gargarizans isolate SCDJY-AF-19 chromosome 11, ASM1485885v1, whole genome shotgun sequence genomic region, the following are encoded:
- the MRPL17 gene encoding 39S ribosomal protein L17, mitochondrial produces the protein MRLFPCLLVAHGRVARRLGLGPRSRLDMLRNLLTALVRHERIETTWARADELRFYADKIIDYGKCGDRDEKAMKMADFWLTEKDLIHKLFKILVPRFNLHNGNYTNMYQIPNRENLDRAKMAVIEYKENPLPPLPVHRKDNEKTLLNQLLLGYRLDNPLLARSF, from the exons ATGAGGTTGTTCCCTTGTCTGCTGGTGGCCCATGGCAGGGTGGCCCGGCGGTTGGGGCTGGGGCCCCGCTCCAGACTGGACATGCTGCGGAACCTCCTGACGGCGCTAGTCAGACATGAGCGTATCGAGACCACGTGGGCGCGGGCGGACGAGCTGCGTTTCTATGCCGACAAG ATTATTGATTACGGAAAATGTGGAGATCGAGATGAGAAAGCGATGAAGATGGCCGACTTTTGGCTAACG GAAAAAGATCTAATTCACAAGCTTTTTAAGATTCTGGTTCCTCGTTTTAATTTACATAATGGTAACTACACAAATATGTACCAGATACCAAACCGTGAAAATCTGGACCGTGCCAAGATGGCGGTTATAGAGTACAAGGAAAAccctttgcctcctcttccaGTGCACAGAAAGGACAATGAGAAGACCCTTCTTAATCAGCTTCTGTTGGGTTATCGTCTGGACAATCCTCTGCTGGCCCGGAGCTTCTGA